A part of Desulfobacter sp. genomic DNA contains:
- a CDS encoding lactate utilization protein encodes MKNPIDNYWMLKLEAVKESLENNNFEVHITESATAAKDLALEKIIPGLGVKSVSWGGSMSFVSTGLFHALKDDPDLDVLNTFDKSLPTEEMLELRRQSLMVDLFITGTNAVTEAGHLVNLDMIGNRVAAMMWGPKNVLLIVGRNKICGDLEDAMFRIKNYAAPVNTMNLDKKTPCRKTGVCHDCSSPDRICNYWTITEKCFSKGRIKIILVNEDMGF; translated from the coding sequence ATGAAAAACCCCATTGATAATTACTGGATGCTGAAACTTGAGGCGGTTAAAGAGAGTCTTGAAAATAATAATTTCGAAGTTCATATTACCGAATCCGCAACAGCGGCCAAAGACCTTGCCCTTGAAAAAATCATCCCCGGTCTTGGCGTTAAAAGCGTATCCTGGGGCGGTTCCATGTCCTTTGTCTCCACCGGACTCTTTCACGCCCTTAAAGACGATCCTGACCTGGATGTGCTGAATACCTTTGATAAAAGCCTGCCAACTGAGGAAATGCTGGAACTGCGGCGGCAGTCGCTGATGGTGGACCTGTTCATCACCGGGACCAATGCCGTGACAGAGGCCGGACATCTGGTGAACCTTGACATGATCGGCAACCGGGTGGCCGCCATGATGTGGGGACCGAAAAATGTGCTGCTCATCGTCGGGCGGAACAAAATCTGCGGCGACCTGGAAGATGCCATGTTCCGCATTAAAAATTACGCTGCCCCGGTGAATACCATGAATCTGGACAAGAAAACCCCCTGCCGTAAAACCGGTGTCTGCCATGATTGCAGCAGCCCGGACAGAATCTGTAACTACTGGACCATCACGGAAAAATGTTTTTCCAAAGGCCGGATAAAAATTATACTTGTGAACGAAGATATGGGATTTTAA
- a CDS encoding PilZ domain-containing protein, with protein MKKKKTAKEPPILTDDLGIHDKRDAYRYIFPESQRLAMSFKGKTVALLDISAGGLAFENQGFSQYDADRITLSLDMPNFTGDPRFTAWTRILHITANNVCHCIFEDCRVDEYEVVHKFVLEMQKRDLNASRNNS; from the coding sequence TTGAAAAAAAAGAAAACCGCTAAAGAGCCGCCGATTCTGACAGACGACCTCGGCATCCATGACAAACGGGATGCCTACCGATATATATTTCCAGAATCCCAGCGTCTGGCCATGTCATTCAAGGGAAAAACGGTGGCACTCCTGGACATCAGTGCCGGGGGGCTCGCCTTTGAAAACCAGGGGTTCAGTCAATATGACGCCGACCGGATTACCCTCTCCCTTGACATGCCCAACTTCACCGGAGATCCCAGGTTCACGGCCTGGACCCGGATCCTTCACATCACCGCCAACAATGTCTGCCACTGCATTTTTGAAGACTGCCGGGTGGATGAGTATGAAGTGGTTCACAAATTTGTCCTTGAAATGCAGAAACGCGACCTGAATGCTTCCCGGAACAACTCATAG
- a CDS encoding OmpA family protein, whose protein sequence is MKYPHNDNELISFDDEPGWLVTYADLMTLLMVFFVLLYSLASFEKERYKTTIASVKSVVRQRPEMQGIMTFLGQPDGFDKKIRIEDITGLRSRDAALYQSMDRLVRNAAVKNRLGLKAADGKIIVTISGEALFNSGSATLQSAALPEIDDMIDLLGEYTEYDINIKGHTDNVPIATRQFPSNWELSAIRATTVLKYLISKGIDPRRLTATGYGDLIPIADNATEENRAKNRRVEFVLEKKENR, encoded by the coding sequence ATGAAATACCCCCATAATGACAACGAGCTGATCAGCTTTGATGACGAACCCGGCTGGCTGGTCACCTATGCCGACCTCATGACCCTGCTCATGGTATTTTTTGTGCTGCTGTACTCCCTTGCCTCATTTGAAAAGGAAAGATATAAAACCACCATTGCTTCGGTGAAATCCGTGGTCCGGCAGCGGCCGGAAATGCAGGGGATAATGACCTTTCTCGGGCAGCCTGACGGATTTGACAAAAAAATCCGCATCGAGGACATCACCGGGCTGAGAAGCAGGGATGCGGCATTGTACCAGTCCATGGACAGACTGGTGAGGAATGCGGCAGTAAAAAACAGGTTGGGTCTCAAGGCAGCAGACGGCAAAATTATTGTCACCATTTCCGGAGAAGCCTTGTTTAATTCGGGATCGGCCACCCTCCAATCGGCCGCCCTTCCTGAAATTGATGACATGATAGACCTGCTGGGAGAGTATACCGAGTATGATATCAATATTAAAGGGCATACGGACAACGTCCCCATTGCCACCAGGCAATTTCCCTCCAACTGGGAATTATCCGCCATACGGGCCACCACGGTCCTAAAATATCTCATTTCAAAAGGTATAGACCCCAGGCGCCTGACCGCCACAGGCTATGGAGACCTCATTCCCATTGCCGACAACGCCACCGAGGAAAACCGGGCCAAAAACAGGAGAGTCGAGTTTGTTCTTGAAAAAAAAGAAAACCGCTAA
- a CDS encoding MotA/TolQ/ExbB proton channel family protein, with translation MDIASFIGIISGLTLIISAIFLGGDIHNFVNIPGLMIVFGGTIATTLITFQFRDVFAAFKAAYFVFSKEKEDPNQAVATMIKLSRISRRQGLLHLANVKTRSSFLKKACGLLADGSSEEVIRAALTTEIRSLQMRHFIVQEVFRKMGIYAPAFGMLGTLIGLVQMLSRLQDPSHIGPAMATALLTTFYGSFLSTLFFLPVAGKLKSRTIAEIMSLEIMREGAISIINNNNPVIIYEKLSSFISSRLRKPLDKMDIKGQA, from the coding sequence ATGGATATTGCGTCTTTCATCGGTATTATTTCCGGTCTCACTTTGATCATTTCCGCCATTTTTCTGGGGGGGGACATTCACAATTTTGTCAATATTCCCGGATTGATGATTGTTTTCGGGGGCACCATTGCCACCACCCTGATCACCTTCCAGTTCCGGGACGTGTTTGCGGCTTTCAAGGCGGCCTATTTTGTCTTTTCAAAGGAAAAAGAAGACCCCAACCAGGCCGTGGCCACCATGATCAAACTCAGCCGGATCAGCCGCCGCCAGGGGCTGCTTCACCTGGCCAACGTCAAAACCCGGTCCTCCTTTTTGAAAAAGGCCTGCGGTCTGCTGGCCGACGGCTCTTCCGAAGAGGTGATCCGGGCGGCCCTGACCACGGAAATCCGGTCGCTTCAGATGCGCCACTTCATTGTCCAGGAGGTGTTCCGCAAAATGGGCATCTATGCCCCTGCCTTCGGCATGCTGGGCACCCTGATCGGGCTTGTCCAGATGCTGTCCAGGCTCCAGGACCCGTCCCACATCGGCCCTGCCATGGCCACAGCCCTGCTGACCACATTTTACGGTTCCTTTTTATCCACCCTTTTTTTTCTGCCCGTGGCAGGCAAGCTTAAATCCAGAACCATTGCGGAAATCATGAGTCTTGAAATCATGCGGGAGGGCGCCATCTCCATCATCAACAACAACAATCCGGTGATCATCTATGAGAAATTGTCCAGTTTTATTTCCAGCCGGCTGCGCAAGCCCCTCGACAAGATGGACATAAAGGGCCAGGCATGA
- a CDS encoding ABC transporter substrate-binding protein: protein MRKRLFILLVLAVAVFAGCGRAPEQGDAVTEKPVQLAKLEYEQLPEGINWQTNNSDPVFASPHAKKGGMVRAALLSFPMTFRVVGPDSNGGFRSAILDNQLSLINIHPNTENIIPELATHWAFGDDKKTMYFKLDPDARWSDGVPVTARDYVYTLAFMRSEHIIAPWYNDYYTREIEKVVAFDDHTIAVISTKAVPDLYLKLGISPIPEHYFGRLDNGFTSKYNWAVVPNTGAYQISEFKKGRYIRFKRKAHWWASEKRYFKNRFNVDAVQYTVIRDFNLQWEYFKKGRLDAFGMTLPKFWHVKSKTPVIEKGYVNRIWFFNDREHPSRGMWLNLDRPIFKDRRLRLAFAHAMNVDKVIQNVLRGDYFRLPQAFYGYGKYTDYTITPPDYDIQKVEELMTAAGWTRGRDGVWQKDGRRFSVIVTYSYDEHMARLVVLKEEALKAGIELRLEKLDPSAMFKKFLEKQHDVAWMGWSTSLRPSYWQGWHSDNAHKPQTNNITNTDDPELDRLIDQYRDSLDEQERIRLSIKIQNKIQEKAAYVPTFMIPYVRIAYWRWMKLPEHHGTRMSDSLFDPFSSTTGGLFWIDETVRQETLGAMKSGQTFSPVLITDTRYKRKVPEK, encoded by the coding sequence ATGCGGAAAAGGCTTTTTATTCTTTTGGTTTTGGCGGTAGCGGTTTTTGCCGGATGCGGCAGGGCGCCGGAGCAGGGGGACGCCGTGACTGAGAAGCCGGTGCAACTGGCAAAATTGGAATATGAACAATTGCCGGAGGGAATAAACTGGCAGACCAACAATTCAGACCCTGTATTTGCCTCTCCCCATGCCAAAAAAGGAGGAATGGTGAGGGCGGCCCTGCTCAGTTTTCCCATGACCTTCAGGGTGGTGGGGCCGGATTCCAACGGCGGATTCAGGAGCGCCATCCTTGATAACCAGCTTTCCCTGATCAATATCCATCCGAACACCGAGAATATCATACCGGAACTGGCGACCCACTGGGCCTTTGGTGATGATAAAAAGACCATGTATTTCAAGCTGGACCCCGACGCAAGATGGTCCGACGGGGTGCCGGTGACGGCCAGGGACTACGTCTATACCCTGGCGTTCATGCGGTCCGAGCATATTATTGCCCCCTGGTACAACGACTATTATACCCGGGAAATCGAAAAGGTGGTTGCATTTGATGACCACACCATTGCCGTTATAAGTACCAAGGCCGTGCCTGATCTTTATTTGAAGCTTGGCATCAGCCCCATCCCCGAGCATTATTTCGGCAGGCTGGACAATGGGTTTACCTCAAAGTACAATTGGGCGGTTGTCCCCAACACCGGCGCCTATCAGATCAGTGAATTCAAAAAAGGCCGGTACATCCGGTTCAAACGAAAGGCCCACTGGTGGGCCAGTGAGAAACGGTATTTCAAGAACCGGTTCAATGTGGACGCGGTACAGTATACGGTGATCCGGGATTTTAACCTTCAATGGGAATATTTTAAAAAGGGGCGGCTGGATGCCTTTGGGATGACCCTTCCCAAATTCTGGCATGTGAAGTCCAAAACCCCGGTGATTGAAAAGGGATATGTAAACAGGATATGGTTTTTCAACGACCGGGAGCATCCTTCCCGGGGCATGTGGTTGAACCTGGACCGGCCCATATTCAAGGACAGGAGGCTGCGGCTTGCATTTGCACATGCAATGAATGTGGATAAAGTCATCCAGAATGTTCTTCGGGGAGACTATTTCAGGTTGCCCCAGGCGTTTTACGGGTACGGGAAATATACGGATTATACCATTACACCGCCGGATTATGACATTCAGAAGGTTGAGGAACTGATGACTGCCGCCGGCTGGACCCGGGGACGTGACGGAGTGTGGCAGAAGGACGGCCGCAGGTTTTCGGTGATTGTTACCTATTCCTATGATGAGCACATGGCACGGCTGGTGGTTCTTAAAGAGGAGGCGCTAAAAGCCGGGATTGAACTGCGGCTTGAAAAGCTGGATCCGTCGGCCATGTTCAAAAAGTTTCTTGAAAAACAGCACGATGTGGCATGGATGGGGTGGAGCACCAGTCTGCGCCCGTCTTACTGGCAGGGATGGCACTCTGACAATGCCCATAAACCCCAGACCAATAATATCACCAATACGGATGATCCTGAATTGGACCGGCTCATTGACCAATACCGCGACAGCCTTGATGAGCAGGAGCGCATTCGCCTCTCCATTAAAATCCAGAACAAAATCCAAGAGAAGGCCGCATACGTGCCCACCTTTATGATCCCCTACGTGAGGATTGCCTATTGGCGGTGGATGAAACTTCCAGAACACCACGGCACACGGATGTCCGACAGCCTGTTCGACCCGTTTTCATCGACCACCGGCGGGCTGTTTTGGATTGATGAGACCGTCCGGCAGGAGACCCTTGGGGCCATGAAGTCGGGTCAAACCTTTTCACCGGTGTTGATTACGGATACAAGATACAAGAGAAAGGTGCCGGAAAAATGA
- a CDS encoding ABC transporter ATP-binding protein: protein MIADAQENILEVENLVVAFDTDNGPVRAVDNVGFSLKSGQVLGIAGESGCGKSVTALSIMRLLPRPAARILGGRILFSGRDLASAPIEGMHGIRGRKIAMIFQEPMTALNPVHSAGRQIMEVYSLHFPEMTAEARRRAAVGMLEKVGIPDPEKVMAKYPHQLSGGMRQRVMIAMALACEPDILIADEPTTALDVTVQAQIMSLILELKDRLAMSVILITHDLGVIAENCDEVVVMYAGRVAERAGVNLLFKDPRHPYTQGLLASIPSRAHTAKTRLPTIRGTVPSLLQMPEGCRFADRCPMAEKQCRHQAPELRSIGKNRSAACHLLT from the coding sequence ATGATTGCCGATGCGCAGGAAAACATACTTGAGGTGGAAAATCTTGTGGTGGCCTTTGACACGGATAACGGCCCGGTTCGTGCCGTGGACAATGTGGGGTTTTCCCTGAAATCCGGGCAGGTTCTGGGCATTGCAGGGGAATCCGGGTGCGGAAAAAGCGTCACTGCGCTTAGCATCATGCGACTGCTGCCCAGGCCCGCGGCCCGGATTCTTGGGGGGCGTATCTTGTTTAGCGGTCGGGACCTGGCATCCGCACCCATTGAAGGCATGCACGGCATCAGAGGCCGGAAAATCGCCATGATTTTCCAGGAACCCATGACGGCGCTGAATCCGGTCCATTCTGCCGGGCGGCAGATTATGGAGGTATATAGCCTCCACTTTCCTGAAATGACGGCAGAAGCAAGGCGCAGGGCTGCGGTTGGAATGCTGGAAAAGGTGGGGATTCCAGATCCTGAAAAAGTCATGGCCAAATATCCCCATCAGCTGTCAGGCGGCATGCGCCAGCGGGTGATGATCGCAATGGCGTTGGCCTGCGAGCCCGATATCCTCATCGCCGACGAACCCACAACCGCCCTTGATGTGACGGTGCAGGCCCAGATCATGTCATTGATCCTTGAACTTAAAGACCGGCTGGCCATGTCGGTAATACTTATTACCCACGATCTTGGCGTTATCGCGGAAAATTGCGATGAGGTGGTGGTGATGTATGCTGGAAGGGTCGCAGAACGTGCCGGTGTCAATCTTTTGTTTAAAGACCCGCGCCACCCTTATACCCAGGGGCTTCTGGCATCCATTCCCTCAAGGGCGCATACGGCGAAAACCCGGTTGCCCACCATTCGCGGTACGGTGCCTTCACTGTTGCAGATGCCGGAGGGATGCCGGTTTGCGGACCGGTGCCCCATGGCTGAAAAACAATGCCGCCACCAGGCCCCTGAATTACGTTCAATTGGCAAAAACCGTTCAGCAGCCTGTCATTTGCTTACCTGA
- a CDS encoding cold-shock protein has translation MANGIVKWFNDAKGYGFIEQEEGPDVFVHHSGINSTGFRSLNEGDKVTFDVEDGQKGPAAVNVTVQ, from the coding sequence ATGGCAAATGGGATCGTAAAATGGTTCAATGATGCAAAGGGTTACGGATTTATTGAGCAGGAAGAAGGACCCGATGTATTTGTCCATCATTCAGGCATTAATTCGACCGGCTTCAGATCCTTGAACGAGGGCGACAAGGTGACATTTGACGTGGAAGACGGACAGAAAGGTCCGGCTGCGGTTAACGTTACCGTTCAGTAG
- a CDS encoding FAD-dependent oxidoreductase, with product MARTSSIIIIGGGVIGLSCAHFLMAKGADVTLIEKQAVGSGASHGNCGLLYYTDVLPLCAPGAVSHEIYRTLTGTSPLYIKPEADMDRLLWLARFALNCRAGQAEKAAREKYEILEYSAVLFADLLDTGILQCDFGKKGVLLVFSEKKYFENYKTTNDLLRRFGPGYRRLGRDEALALEPALSPNITGAWHNETDQHLRPEFLMAAWKNHLVRRGLTIEEKCEVTGICRKGQTIKEIETPRGRFSADAYVLAAGAWSAPLARTLELKLPVQPGKGYSITMGRPGQCPEIPCMLYEKNMVVTPWKSGYRLGGTMEFSGFSQTLNRKRLNKLLDGAGHYLKTPLGRPLVEEWTGLRPMSCDDMPLIGRAPGHDNLIVATGHGMLGLTLATGTGKLVTDLIYGVSPRIDPAPYSLDRF from the coding sequence ATGGCGAGGACATCCAGTATCATTATCATCGGCGGCGGTGTCATCGGTCTCTCTTGCGCCCACTTTCTTATGGCCAAGGGCGCAGATGTCACCCTCATTGAAAAGCAGGCGGTGGGCAGCGGTGCCTCCCACGGCAACTGCGGCCTTCTCTATTATACCGATGTACTTCCCCTGTGCGCCCCCGGCGCTGTGAGCCACGAAATTTACAGGACCCTTACCGGTACCTCGCCGCTGTATATCAAACCCGAAGCCGACATGGACCGTCTTCTCTGGCTGGCCCGGTTTGCCCTCAACTGCAGGGCCGGGCAGGCTGAAAAAGCTGCAAGGGAAAAATATGAGATCCTTGAATACTCCGCAGTCCTGTTTGCCGACCTCCTCGACACCGGTATCCTCCAATGCGATTTCGGGAAAAAAGGTGTGCTCCTGGTGTTTAGTGAAAAGAAATATTTTGAGAATTACAAGACGACCAATGACCTGCTGCGGCGGTTCGGCCCCGGATACCGCCGCTTGGGCCGGGATGAGGCCCTGGCCCTGGAACCGGCCCTTTCCCCGAACATTACCGGTGCCTGGCACAATGAAACCGACCAGCACCTGAGGCCGGAATTTTTAATGGCGGCCTGGAAAAATCACCTGGTTCGCCGGGGGCTAACCATTGAAGAGAAATGCGAAGTCACCGGCATCTGCCGAAAAGGCCAGACCATTAAAGAGATAGAGACCCCGAGGGGCCGGTTTTCTGCAGATGCTTATGTCCTGGCTGCAGGGGCCTGGTCTGCACCCCTTGCCCGGACGCTTGAGTTAAAACTGCCGGTGCAGCCGGGAAAAGGCTACAGCATCACCATGGGACGTCCCGGCCAATGCCCTGAGATCCCCTGCATGCTCTACGAAAAAAATATGGTGGTCACGCCCTGGAAAAGCGGATACCGCCTCGGGGGTACAATGGAATTTTCAGGATTTTCCCAGACCCTGAACCGGAAACGCCTCAATAAGTTGCTGGACGGCGCCGGCCATTACCTGAAAACCCCTCTGGGCCGTCCCCTGGTCGAGGAATGGACGGGGCTCAGACCCATGTCCTGTGACGACATGCCGCTGATCGGAAGGGCGCCTGGACACGACAACCTCATTGTGGCAACGGGCCACGGCATGCTGGGACTGACCCTGGCCACGGGTACCGGTAAATTGGTAACGGATTTAATTTACGGAGTTTCCCCCCGGATTGATCCGGCCCCCTATTCCCTTGACAGGTTTTAA
- a CDS encoding ABC transporter ATP-binding protein, producing MQILEINRLKKYFPVTSGVFLRATGSIHAVDDVSFSLSKGETLGLVGESGCGKSTLARCLMGLSPLTSGSITLDGESISPMTSARRRSFSARVQMIFQDPYESLNPRHTVRQILAEKYAIHGRPPKEADKDLHTLLHQVGLGADSLEKYPHEFSGGQRQRIGIARAVSMTPEIIICDEPVSALDVSVQSKILNLLLDLQKDLGLTYLFISHDLSVVRHMSDRIIVMYLGKIMEIADAATLYEHPCHPYTRALLDAVPVPDPGARRETILLEGEIPSAEHPPPGCRFHTRCPHVRPLCREKEPDLIPDKKNGFHKTACHFFN from the coding sequence ATGCAAATTCTGGAAATCAATCGGTTAAAAAAATATTTTCCGGTGACCTCGGGGGTTTTTCTCAGGGCAACCGGCAGTATCCATGCCGTTGACGATGTTTCCTTCAGCCTGTCCAAAGGAGAGACCCTGGGGCTGGTCGGGGAATCCGGGTGCGGAAAATCAACCCTGGCCCGATGCCTGATGGGCCTTTCCCCCCTCACCTCCGGCAGTATTACCCTTGACGGCGAATCCATTTCCCCAATGACTTCGGCCAGGCGCCGTTCCTTTTCCGCCCGGGTTCAGATGATTTTCCAGGATCCCTATGAATCCCTGAATCCCCGGCATACGGTACGACAGATCCTGGCAGAGAAATACGCCATCCACGGCCGGCCGCCTAAGGAGGCGGACAAGGACCTTCATACCCTGCTTCACCAGGTGGGCTTGGGGGCCGATTCCCTGGAAAAATATCCCCATGAATTTTCCGGGGGGCAGCGCCAGCGCATCGGTATCGCCAGGGCGGTGAGCATGACCCCGGAAATTATTATCTGCGACGAACCCGTATCTGCATTGGACGTATCCGTGCAGTCCAAAATACTCAACCTCCTCTTGGATCTTCAAAAGGACCTGGGGCTGACCTATTTGTTTATTTCCCACGATCTTTCAGTGGTCCGGCACATGTCGGACCGGATCATTGTCATGTATCTGGGCAAAATCATGGAAATTGCTGATGCCGCCACCCTGTATGAACATCCCTGCCACCCGTATACCAGGGCATTGTTGGATGCGGTGCCTGTCCCCGACCCCGGTGCCAGGCGGGAGACAATTCTTCTGGAGGGAGAGATACCATCGGCTGAGCATCCCCCGCCCGGATGCCGGTTTCATACCCGGTGTCCCCATGTGCGCCCCCTGTGCCGGGAAAAAGAACCGGATTTGATACCTGACAAAAAAAACGGTTTCCATAAAACGGCCTGCCATTTCTTTAATTGA
- a CDS encoding SurA N-terminal domain-containing protein, with product MKEGRISRHIRPSCRRVGKCGLKGPRRAMNPCVRKAVNTFTALVAVALFITFMGCGEAPVSDPEYIIRAGTEMVTPQDFAREVELKLAAYPYEIKTRDNEYNLMVMDLVSTLSDETVLLATAGSKGIQVSEVELEKAENDIRQDYPEDSFDRMLMDNAIEYTVWKKRLKKDMVIKKLIDQELVAVQEITPEDMLSFYSQMAESTKGENTETVDEEGLVKQLRMEKSQAAFDQWIQDLKTANPPQINKKALAAFLIN from the coding sequence TTGAAAGAAGGCCGAATATCCAGGCACATCCGCCCAAGCTGCCGCCGAGTTGGCAAATGCGGACTGAAAGGGCCGCGCAGGGCCATGAATCCCTGTGTGCGCAAAGCGGTGAACACATTCACGGCCTTGGTTGCCGTCGCCCTGTTCATAACCTTTATGGGATGTGGCGAGGCACCGGTTTCCGATCCGGAATATATCATCAGGGCCGGTACCGAAATGGTAACCCCCCAGGATTTTGCCAGGGAAGTGGAACTGAAGCTGGCTGCCTACCCCTATGAAATTAAGACAAGGGACAATGAGTACAACCTCATGGTGATGGATCTTGTGTCCACCCTCTCCGATGAAACCGTTCTTTTGGCCACGGCGGGGTCCAAAGGGATCCAGGTTTCAGAAGTGGAATTGGAAAAGGCTGAAAATGATATCCGGCAGGACTATCCCGAGGATAGCTTTGACCGCATGCTCATGGACAATGCCATTGAATATACGGTATGGAAAAAACGGCTTAAAAAGGATATGGTCATTAAAAAATTGATTGACCAGGAATTGGTGGCTGTACAGGAAATTACCCCGGAAGATATGCTGTCTTTTTACAGTCAGATGGCGGAAAGCACAAAGGGGGAGAATACCGAAACCGTTGACGAGGAAGGACTGGTCAAACAATTGCGTATGGAAAAAAGCCAGGCCGCATTTGACCAGTGGATCCAGGACCTGAAGACGGCCAATCCGCCGCAAATCAATAAAAAAGCGCTTGCCGCTTTTCTAATAAATTAG
- a CDS encoding SurA N-terminal domain-containing protein, with protein sequence MVNTRRMMTAAAAAAMIVMASIQPAAAEVVDRIVAIVNNEIITLSELNTATRSYRQNIEASQNSEERKKELISQLEKDMLQKLVENSLTVQEAEKFGIKVSDEDIDIAVENFKKANNLDEERLERGLAAEGLTMEEYRDKMKSQIRQTMLVNRAVRSKIIITDEEVAQYYDAHKDEFQGNTKYRLRNILTRKKTEMDTVMEKLKSGVAFGDLAKVYSIGSNAPEGGELGLFDISSFSEEIREAVQPLKKGEHTPVLNTGSTFQIIFVEDIESEGDNTLEQAKEKIQNILYRAQGEKLFKKWMASLKENAHIKLML encoded by the coding sequence ATGGTAAATACAAGACGGATGATGACGGCTGCAGCAGCTGCGGCCATGATTGTCATGGCCAGTATTCAGCCTGCAGCAGCAGAGGTGGTCGACAGGATCGTTGCAATTGTAAACAATGAGATCATTACACTTTCTGAACTGAATACGGCCACTCGGTCTTACCGGCAGAATATTGAAGCGTCACAGAATTCCGAAGAACGGAAAAAAGAACTGATTTCCCAGCTTGAAAAAGACATGCTCCAGAAGCTGGTGGAAAATTCCCTTACCGTCCAGGAGGCTGAAAAATTCGGTATCAAGGTCTCCGACGAAGACATAGATATTGCCGTTGAAAATTTTAAAAAGGCCAACAATCTTGATGAAGAACGCCTGGAACGGGGACTTGCCGCAGAAGGCCTGACCATGGAAGAATATCGAGATAAAATGAAATCCCAGATCCGGCAGACCATGTTGGTGAACCGGGCGGTTCGGTCTAAAATAATCATCACCGATGAAGAGGTGGCGCAATATTACGACGCCCACAAGGATGAGTTCCAGGGCAATACAAAATACCGCCTGCGCAATATACTCACCCGCAAAAAAACGGAGATGGACACCGTTATGGAAAAGCTCAAGTCCGGGGTTGCCTTTGGGGATCTGGCAAAGGTCTATTCCATTGGATCCAATGCCCCTGAAGGCGGAGAGCTTGGACTGTTTGATATCTCAAGTTTCAGCGAAGAAATCCGCGAGGCTGTCCAGCCCTTGAAAAAGGGGGAACATACCCCTGTGCTGAATACCGGCTCCACCTTCCAGATTATCTTTGTTGAAGATATTGAATCGGAAGGCGACAATACGCTTGAACAGGCCAAGGAGAAGATTCAGAACATCCTCTACCGGGCCCAGGGGGAAAAGCTGTTCAAAAAATGGATGGCATCACTTAAAGAAAATGCTCACATCAAACTGATGCTCTAA